The Brachypodium distachyon strain Bd21 chromosome 4, Brachypodium_distachyon_v3.0, whole genome shotgun sequence nucleotide sequence CATCACCCATGGTGTCAGGCCGCCAAGGCCTTGTGCGACGTACCCGAACGTTGACAGCCCAGTGGTCACCAGCGCATCGCTGAGGCTCAGCAGGTATATCTCGGCCCACGCCTTGGCGTCGTGGGACTTGGCAGCGAATTGCTGGTATTCCTCATGGCTCGGCTGGTGCAGGCTGACAGCCTCGCCGGTGACCGTAGAGTGCTCCCAGTACATGCTCTTGAGCTTTTCGTAGTACCAGGCCTTTAGTGAGGTGACCAGAACGGCTTTGGTGGACTTCCGGGCCGCGGGCCGGTTCACGGGGTCGGTGGGCTCTCCCAACTCCGGAAGCAGATTGTCCTTCTGCGTGCACGTGGTGATCTGTTCTAGAAGCTTTGGCGACTCCTTGTCTTTGCCGAAGACGCGCACCTGGATGCCGACTCGCTGGTGCGCCGTCGCCAGGTAAGCGTCGTAGTACCGCGTGATGAGGCCCCAGACGTTGTTGTTGGGGTGGAATAGGTACCGACCGAGGTGGTGGAACACGGTGTCCGGTTCCGGGAAGAGCATGTCGAGCTCTTCCTGGAAGGCCGTGATCAGGAACAGCCCCGGCACGATGTAGTTGTCCGTCCTCATCACCAGCCACTGGAAGTCCCGGAGATTCCTCTGGTCCTCGTCGCAGAAGAACAGCTTGTCTTGGTCGCTGGCGTCGTGGTTGAGATGGATGTACGCGAACGCCGGCCTCATCGTCGACGACGCTTCATTGTCGTTGGTCCCGATCACCTTGTTCTTCAGCATGTTGGCGTAGCTCTCGGCAGTGTCGATGTTGAAGCTGCTGTAGTTCGTCAGCGGGAAGCTGGCCTGGGCCAGCAGCCACGTGGTGTCGGGGAATGGCTCGCAGAACAGGTCGCCCATCTGGTTGCTGGGGTCGACGAGGAGCACGCGGTCGGTGAGCATCGCGTACAGGAACGCCGACGTGGCCGCCAGGATCCGGTTCCCGAGGCCTTGGTACGATATGGACACCAGGTACCTGCATTCGCCGCCGGTGTGGCTCTGCTTCTTCCCTGCCCTGAGTTGCTCCAGGGCGTTGCTGTAGGCGGCGGTGCCCGGGCCGCAGCGCCTTTGCAGGGCCTCCTGCTGCCGCAGCTTGGTGACGAGATACGGGGAGGGCTTCTTGCGGGCGTTCCGGCGGTACGTGGCGGATTGGAACCTGCTGTGGCAAGCTCCTTCGTCGAAGCCGTCA carries:
- the LOC100832070 gene encoding fucosyltransferase 2 codes for the protein MPQLEMETGRDGAPRKEAEGHWLNAEEPAPASVVTPWVEKLSQRRPWGWAANAVLVALIISVPPMAILFGVGARNSASAVWIGATNALRLGPATAHDDRRLGGLLADGFDEGACHSRFQSATYRRNARKKPSPYLVTKLRQQEALQRRCGPGTAAYSNALEQLRAGKKQSHTGGECRYLVSISYQGLGNRILAATSAFLYAMLTDRVLLVDPSNQMGDLFCEPFPDTTWLLAQASFPLTNYSSFNIDTAESYANMLKNKVIGTNDNEASSTMRPAFAYIHLNHDASDQDKLFFCDEDQRNLRDFQWLVMRTDNYIVPGLFLITAFQEELDMLFPEPDTVFHHLGRYLFHPNNNVWGLITRYYDAYLATAHQRVGIQVRVFGKDKESPKLLEQITTCTQKDNLLPELGEPTDPVNRPAARKSTKAVLVTSLKAWYYEKLKSMYWEHSTVTGEAVSLHQPSHEEYQQFAAKSHDAKAWAEIYLLSLSDALVTTGLSTFGYVAQGLGGLTPWVMYKPANGSVVPNPPCGQDVSMEPCFLQPAFYDCRTKQAADVSKIVPHVQRCNDTRWGLKLVPRSV